Part of the Romeriopsis navalis LEGE 11480 genome is shown below.
ACCTTGAACTAATTCGCGGCTATTATCCCTACACGGGAGTTCTCGGTCATGAGTTTGTGGGCATGGTTGAACAAGGCCCAGCAGACCTACAGGGCAAACGTATCGTGGGGTCGATTAATGCGGCCTGTGGGAACTGCGACTATTGTGATCGCGGGATTCCTAGCCATTGCGCCAACCGAACAGTCCTCGGCATTGTTAATCGCCATGGCGCATTTGCGGAGTATCTTTGTTTACCCATAGAAAATCTCCATCCCATTCCTGACTCGATACCAACCGATGTTGCAACATTTGTTGAACCGATCGCGGCGGCCCTCGAAATCCAAGAGCAAATAAGCATTACGCCCAACGATCGAGTGATCGTCATCGGTGATGGCAAACTGGGTCAATTAGTCGCCCAAACAATTGCGTTAACGGGATGTGACTTATTGGCAATCGGTCGGCATCAAGCAAAACTCGCA
Proteins encoded:
- a CDS encoding MDR/zinc-dependent alcohol dehydrogenase-like family protein, encoding LELIRGYYPYTGVLGHEFVGMVEQGPADLQGKRIVGSINAACGNCDYCDRGIPSHCANRTVLGIVNRHGAFAEYLCLPIENLHPIPDSIPTDVATFVEPIAAALEIQEQISITPNDRVIVIGDGKLGQLVAQTIALTGCDLLAIGRHQAKLAQLQARGIKTGFVDDIHARSFDIAVECTGNPDGFATALSALRPRSKLVLKSTYAGNLSLDASAIVVDEITIVGSRCGPFAPAIELLAQHKIDVVPLIQGHYALSEGLTAFKHAQQRGVMKILLETSSAS